Proteins from a genomic interval of Mycobacterium conspicuum:
- a CDS encoding alpha/beta hydrolase translates to MTQTNVTRPQGLSRIDPALRDAAAELDIVEFLTETLPAERERSNRVAAERAAAVDTGGVVVESLTIPGPGAGQLGLRLYRGTTDTDTQVAPVLLYAHGGAFVTGNLDTDHPHCVDLARDAHCVVVSVDYRLAPEDPCPAALDDVEAALRYVVANESELSIDPGRVVVMGRDAGAALVACLAQRMFDNEGPRILMQILHQPMLDSDATPSRREFQRTPGLNGQAVSRAWGHYLGHATASGHHVPAHRANLEGLPPTFVSCAEIDPCRDEAIDYANRLLHAYVHTELHVVAATFNGFDSVVPNWIVSEEIRALHAQSLRRGFAM, encoded by the coding sequence ATGACGCAAACGAATGTGACTCGGCCGCAAGGCCTTAGCCGCATCGATCCGGCGCTGCGAGACGCCGCGGCCGAGCTGGACATCGTCGAATTCCTCACCGAGACACTGCCCGCCGAACGCGAACGCAGCAACCGCGTTGCCGCCGAGCGCGCCGCGGCGGTGGACACCGGCGGGGTCGTCGTCGAATCGCTGACGATCCCCGGTCCGGGCGCCGGGCAGCTGGGCCTGCGGTTGTATCGCGGCACCACCGACACTGATACGCAGGTGGCGCCGGTGCTGCTGTACGCGCACGGCGGCGCCTTCGTGACCGGGAATTTGGACACCGATCACCCGCATTGCGTGGACCTGGCCCGGGATGCCCACTGCGTGGTGGTGTCGGTGGACTACCGGCTGGCGCCCGAAGACCCGTGTCCGGCGGCCCTGGACGATGTCGAGGCGGCGCTTCGCTACGTCGTGGCGAACGAGTCGGAACTGAGCATCGATCCCGGCCGTGTGGTGGTGATGGGTCGCGACGCCGGCGCCGCCCTGGTCGCGTGCCTGGCCCAGCGGATGTTCGACAACGAAGGCCCACGGATCCTGATGCAGATCCTGCACCAGCCGATGCTCGATTCCGACGCCACGCCGTCACGCCGAGAATTCCAGCGCACGCCAGGACTCAACGGCCAGGCCGTCAGTCGGGCCTGGGGTCACTACCTGGGCCACGCTACGGCCAGCGGTCATCACGTCCCGGCGCACCGTGCCAACCTGGAGGGGCTGCCGCCCACCTTTGTCAGCTGCGCGGAGATCGATCCGTGCCGCGACGAAGCCATCGACTACGCGAATCGGCTGCTGCACGCCTACGTCCACACCGAATTGCACGTCGTCGCCGCCACATTCAACGGTTTTGACTCCGTGGTGCCGAATTGGATTGTCTCCGAAGAGATCCGGGCGTTGCACGCGCAATCGCTGCGGCGCGGATTCGCCATGTAG
- a CDS encoding amidohydrolase family protein — protein sequence MTTIERAEARTQQEIAVTIVDTDVHPLPVSVDVLKSYAPPEWVDKIWPTGNAVGPVPHFYDTPDSFKTSSLRMDAAPPGGGVAGSDPDFAAQQLLIDAGVSIASLEPMCDAQLPQAEHVLKSTYNDWLADVWLGKHNEHGRWRGSISVSAQTPEQAAREVERWAGHPYMSQVLMTPQTRGIPFGNPHFDPLYEAASRNGLPVATHLMGQTPFELIPLYPVGNPAHWHDFFASWPLLYVSHLMSLVFDGAFDRHPELRVVFIEGGFTWAMPVMSRMDRIWEARRGDLPHVRRRPSDYVREHVRFTTQPLEDADTVQFREYLEMMDLGDCLMFSTDYPHWSYDSPTYAINRFPPDQRERIMRGNATALYGLPSTVKALPGERPATDDVIS from the coding sequence ATGACAACCATCGAACGAGCCGAGGCGCGGACCCAACAGGAAATAGCGGTCACCATCGTCGACACCGACGTGCATCCGCTGCCCGTGTCGGTCGACGTGCTCAAGTCCTACGCCCCTCCCGAATGGGTGGACAAGATCTGGCCGACCGGTAACGCGGTCGGCCCGGTGCCGCACTTCTACGACACCCCGGATTCGTTCAAGACCTCGTCGCTGCGCATGGATGCGGCCCCGCCCGGTGGCGGAGTCGCCGGCAGCGACCCGGATTTCGCCGCCCAGCAGTTGCTGATCGACGCCGGTGTGAGCATCGCGTCGCTGGAGCCCATGTGCGACGCCCAGCTGCCGCAGGCCGAGCACGTGCTCAAGTCGACATACAACGATTGGCTGGCCGACGTGTGGCTCGGCAAACACAATGAGCACGGCCGCTGGCGCGGGTCGATCAGCGTCAGCGCGCAGACCCCGGAGCAAGCGGCGCGCGAGGTCGAGCGCTGGGCCGGACATCCCTACATGTCGCAGGTGCTGATGACGCCGCAGACTCGCGGAATCCCTTTCGGCAACCCGCATTTCGACCCGCTCTACGAGGCCGCGTCGCGCAACGGGCTCCCGGTCGCCACGCATCTGATGGGCCAGACGCCGTTCGAGTTGATCCCGCTGTATCCGGTCGGGAACCCCGCGCACTGGCACGATTTCTTCGCGTCCTGGCCACTGCTGTATGTGTCGCACTTGATGAGCCTGGTGTTCGACGGCGCCTTCGACCGGCATCCCGAGCTGCGAGTGGTCTTCATCGAAGGCGGCTTCACCTGGGCGATGCCGGTGATGTCGCGGATGGACCGGATCTGGGAAGCCCGCCGCGGCGATCTGCCGCACGTGCGGCGCCGCCCGTCGGACTACGTGCGCGAACATGTCCGGTTCACCACTCAGCCGCTGGAAGACGCCGACACGGTGCAGTTCCGCGAGTACCTGGAAATGATGGACCTGGGCGACTGCCTGATGTTCTCGACGGACTATCCGCACTGGAGCTACGACTCGCCGACCTATGCGATCAACCGCTTCCCGCCCGACCAGCGGGAGCGCATCATGCGCGGCAACGCGACCGCCCTCTACGGCCTACCGTCCACCGTCAAGGCCCTGCCCGGCGAACGGCCCGCGACCGACGACGTCATAAGCTAA
- a CDS encoding amidohydrolase family protein, with translation MIIDTNVQPHFAYNAEIRQYLPEAHRLRAIPDVEQQWYQAPGGDYRQDLYGEHYPGSDPETVSRHLFDDGGVDLAILNPLTRGNIADYLLNSRICAAVNDWLLDRWLEPDTTNRFRGTIRVNPEDPKGAVSEIERLAGHPKLVQVGVPMQSREPYGKPMFEPIWEAAAAHGLPVAVHVNGGNGVDHPPTFAGHAHTYPGYAAFMPLNYFVHLATLIVEGMFGRHPGLKFVFADGGYDILTPLMWRLDTFWLSMRDQTPWVDRYPSEYLPDHVRFCSSAFDGPVEAGKMRRWMDFSGKSGLVMYGSSYPHWSTSSPEVFAEGLDAAQREKVLWQNASELYGLFYGLEESVR, from the coding sequence ATGATTATCGATACCAATGTGCAGCCGCATTTCGCCTACAACGCCGAGATTCGGCAGTATCTCCCCGAGGCGCACCGGCTGCGCGCGATCCCCGACGTCGAGCAGCAGTGGTACCAGGCGCCCGGCGGCGACTACCGCCAGGACCTCTATGGCGAGCACTACCCGGGGTCGGACCCCGAGACCGTCAGTCGGCACCTGTTCGATGACGGCGGCGTCGATCTCGCGATCCTGAACCCGCTGACCCGCGGCAACATCGCCGACTACCTGCTGAACAGCAGGATCTGTGCCGCCGTCAACGATTGGCTGCTGGACCGGTGGCTGGAACCCGACACCACCAACCGATTTCGTGGCACCATCCGCGTCAATCCGGAGGACCCCAAGGGCGCGGTGAGCGAAATCGAGCGGCTCGCCGGTCACCCCAAGCTGGTGCAGGTCGGCGTCCCCATGCAGTCACGTGAGCCCTACGGCAAGCCGATGTTCGAACCGATCTGGGAGGCGGCCGCCGCCCACGGGCTGCCGGTCGCGGTACACGTCAATGGCGGCAACGGCGTCGACCATCCGCCGACATTCGCCGGGCACGCGCACACCTACCCGGGATACGCGGCATTCATGCCGCTGAACTACTTCGTCCACCTGGCCACGCTCATCGTCGAGGGCATGTTCGGCCGGCATCCCGGCCTGAAGTTCGTTTTCGCCGACGGGGGATACGACATCCTCACCCCGCTGATGTGGCGGCTGGACACCTTCTGGCTGTCGATGCGCGACCAGACGCCGTGGGTGGACCGCTATCCCAGCGAGTATCTGCCCGACCATGTCCGGTTCTGTTCGTCGGCGTTCGACGGGCCGGTCGAGGCGGGCAAGATGCGGCGCTGGATGGACTTCAGCGGCAAGTCCGGGCTGGTGATGTACGGATCGAGTTATCCGCATTGGTCCACGTCCTCCCCGGAGGTGTTCGCTGAGGGGCTCGATGCCGCGCAGCGCGAGAAGGTGTTGTGGCAAAACGCCAGTGAGCTCTACGGGCTTTTCTATGGACTTGAGGAGAGTGTGCGATGA
- a CDS encoding Rieske (2Fe-2S) protein, with protein sequence MLQRRFVCTLDELPPGGMKLVDVGKFGVGVYNVRGALYAIVNYCSHQGAPLCQGLIGGTNESAGDGPDRLRRVRDGQIVRCPWHNWEFDVTTGQNVADPRRRVRTYQVDVSDGQVYLTA encoded by the coding sequence GTGCTCCAACGCCGATTCGTCTGCACACTCGACGAGCTGCCGCCGGGCGGGATGAAGCTGGTCGACGTGGGGAAGTTCGGCGTGGGCGTGTACAACGTGCGCGGTGCGCTATACGCGATCGTCAATTACTGCTCGCACCAGGGCGCCCCGCTGTGCCAGGGGCTGATCGGTGGCACCAACGAATCCGCCGGCGACGGTCCGGACCGCCTACGTCGCGTGCGCGACGGGCAAATCGTGCGATGCCCTTGGCACAACTGGGAATTCGACGTCACGACGGGTCAAAACGTCGCTGATCCGCGCCGCCGTGTGCGCACCTACCAGGTGGATGTCAGCGACGGGCAGGTGTACCTCACCGCATGA
- a CDS encoding cytochrome P450, producing the protein MTLRTERPDVGDQPVALDLTGETSPYPFFEHMRRTDPVWHGSLADHSQMPEELRPNDEWVLFGYDALFQAFRDDRVFTSAAYDKSIGLVMGHTILAMGGKEHHDHRSLVAKAFRATALERWEPSVIGPVCDQLIDEIKNDGHADLVKALTFEFPTRIISVLLGLPPEDLDLFRRLSLDLISIPTDIMAGLAAATELHGYFLDQVEQRRHKLTDDIIGDLVAAEIDGEKLSDEAIIAFLRLLLPAGLETTYRSSGNLLYLLLTHPEQLAMVQQDRSLIPAAIEEGLRVETPLTMVMRTTTEDIEIGGKTIPADAQVDMCMGSANRDESRWPDANTFDILRPRSAHIAFAAGIHMCLGMHLARLETRVMLNSLFDRLKDLTFAPDDGTGEESKIVGLTFRSPNKLPVTFTAA; encoded by the coding sequence ATGACGCTGCGTACCGAACGCCCCGATGTTGGGGACCAGCCGGTGGCTCTCGACCTCACCGGCGAGACCAGTCCCTACCCATTCTTCGAACACATGAGGCGCACCGATCCGGTCTGGCACGGATCACTGGCGGATCACTCACAAATGCCGGAGGAGCTGCGGCCGAACGACGAGTGGGTCTTGTTCGGCTACGACGCCCTGTTTCAGGCGTTCCGCGATGACCGCGTCTTCACCTCGGCCGCCTACGACAAGTCGATCGGATTGGTCATGGGCCACACCATCCTGGCGATGGGCGGCAAGGAGCACCATGATCACCGCAGCCTGGTGGCCAAGGCCTTCCGCGCCACGGCGCTGGAGCGCTGGGAGCCGTCGGTCATCGGCCCGGTCTGCGACCAGCTGATCGACGAGATCAAAAACGACGGGCACGCCGACCTGGTCAAGGCGTTGACGTTTGAGTTTCCCACCCGAATCATTTCGGTATTGCTCGGACTCCCCCCGGAGGATCTCGACCTGTTCCGGCGCTTGTCGTTGGACCTCATCTCGATACCGACCGACATCATGGCGGGCTTGGCCGCGGCGACCGAGTTGCACGGCTACTTCCTGGACCAGGTTGAGCAGCGGCGCCACAAGCTCACCGACGACATCATCGGCGACCTGGTCGCCGCCGAGATCGACGGCGAGAAACTCAGCGACGAGGCCATCATCGCGTTCCTGCGCCTGCTGCTGCCCGCCGGTCTGGAGACCACCTACCGCTCCTCGGGCAACCTGCTCTACCTGCTGCTGACCCACCCCGAACAGCTGGCGATGGTCCAGCAGGACCGGTCACTGATCCCGGCCGCCATCGAGGAGGGCCTGCGGGTGGAGACCCCGCTCACCATGGTCATGCGGACCACCACCGAGGACATCGAAATCGGCGGCAAGACGATCCCGGCCGACGCCCAAGTCGACATGTGCATGGGGTCGGCCAACCGCGACGAAAGCCGTTGGCCCGACGCCAACACGTTCGACATCCTCCGGCCGCGCAGCGCCCACATCGCGTTCGCCGCGGGCATCCACATGTGCCTGGGCATGCATCTGGCCCGGCTGGAAACCCGGGTGATGCTCAACAGCCTGTTCGACCGCCTCAAGGACCTGACATTCGCGCCGGATGACGGAACCGGCGAGGAGTCCAAAATCGTCGGACTCACGTTCCGCTCGCCCAACAAGCTCCCCGTCACCTTCACGGCCGCATGA
- a CDS encoding Zn-dependent alcohol dehydrogenase, whose amino-acid sequence MRSQAAILHDVGGPWSVEEFELDPPRAGEVLVEMAAAGLCHSDDHILKGDMSAPNDVMRSLGLPTMFPTIGGHEGSGVVREVGEGVTEFAPGDHVVMSFVAVCGQCRWCATGMEYICDEGATVLTPGMPTDGTFRHRTADGTPLGHLAKVGAFSKHTVVSTNSLVKIEPHLPLAPSALLSCAIPTGFGSVANRSGMRPGDTVVVIGVGGIGTGALQGARIGGAAQIIAVDPVEFKQKSALRFGATHSVATAAEALDLVRDLTYGVMADAVVVSPSLIAPDDVRDAVQLTRKGGTCVLTGMTSQLTRSVNIDLQDFILMNKSLAGTVFGSCNPRADIARLARLFTSGQLQLDEMITKRYRLDEINHAYDDLRNGQIVRGIIDFGLS is encoded by the coding sequence ATGAGAAGCCAAGCGGCGATCCTGCACGACGTCGGCGGCCCCTGGTCGGTCGAAGAATTCGAACTGGATCCGCCCCGTGCCGGCGAGGTTCTGGTCGAGATGGCCGCCGCCGGGCTGTGCCACTCCGACGATCACATCCTCAAAGGTGACATGTCGGCTCCCAACGACGTGATGCGCTCCCTCGGGCTACCCACCATGTTCCCCACCATCGGCGGTCACGAGGGCTCCGGCGTCGTGCGGGAAGTCGGCGAAGGGGTCACCGAGTTCGCGCCGGGCGATCATGTGGTGATGTCGTTCGTCGCCGTGTGCGGCCAATGCCGTTGGTGCGCAACCGGGATGGAGTACATCTGCGACGAAGGGGCGACGGTCCTGACCCCGGGAATGCCGACCGACGGGACCTTCCGCCATCGCACCGCCGACGGCACGCCGCTCGGTCACTTGGCGAAGGTGGGCGCGTTCTCCAAACACACTGTGGTGTCGACGAATTCGCTGGTGAAAATCGAGCCTCACCTGCCACTGGCGCCCAGCGCGTTGTTGTCGTGTGCAATTCCGACCGGTTTCGGATCGGTCGCCAACCGCTCCGGGATGCGCCCCGGGGATACCGTTGTCGTCATCGGCGTCGGCGGCATCGGAACGGGTGCCCTCCAGGGCGCCCGGATCGGCGGCGCCGCGCAAATTATCGCCGTCGATCCGGTTGAGTTCAAACAGAAGTCGGCGCTGCGGTTTGGCGCCACCCACAGCGTCGCGACGGCCGCCGAGGCGCTGGATCTGGTGCGCGACCTGACCTATGGGGTGATGGCCGACGCGGTGGTGGTCTCGCCGTCGTTGATCGCTCCAGACGACGTCCGTGATGCGGTGCAGCTCACCCGCAAGGGCGGCACCTGTGTGCTCACCGGCATGACCTCGCAGTTGACTCGCTCGGTCAACATCGACCTGCAGGACTTCATCCTGATGAATAAGTCCCTGGCCGGCACGGTGTTCGGCTCGTGCAATCCGAGGGCGGACATCGCCCGGCTGGCCAGGCTATTCACCAGCGGCCAGCTCCAGCTCGACGAGATGATCACCAAACGCTACCGTCTCGACGAGATCAATCACGCCTACGACGACCTGCGCAACGGTCAAATCGTCCGGGGCATCATCGATTTCGGGCTCAGCTGA
- a CDS encoding SDR family NAD(P)-dependent oxidoreductase — translation MTALVTGGASGIGRETAGLLRDVGHDVVVWDLSGGDIVCDVSDPDAVAAAMERTVREHGVPTRIVTCAGIGASGLLLKQPPAQWERVLAVNLTGTWLTIRAGAQAMIDAGVGGSIVAVSSISGTLVDRDMGAYCVSKAGVDMLVKVAAAEWGSHDIRVNAVGPGVTRTPMLADTARLPGWVDGLSERTALGRLGEAADVAGAIVGVLELPWVTGQIVHADGGLALHSPIDAYGQMQRVMALQEKDGIS, via the coding sequence ATGACCGCGCTGGTGACGGGCGGCGCGTCGGGGATCGGGCGCGAGACGGCCGGGCTGCTGCGCGACGTGGGCCACGACGTGGTGGTATGGGACCTTTCCGGCGGCGACATCGTGTGCGATGTCAGCGATCCCGACGCCGTCGCGGCGGCGATGGAGCGCACGGTGCGCGAGCACGGTGTGCCCACCCGGATCGTGACCTGCGCCGGCATCGGCGCGTCGGGCCTGCTGTTGAAACAGCCACCCGCACAATGGGAACGGGTCCTGGCGGTCAACCTCACCGGCACCTGGCTGACCATCCGCGCCGGGGCGCAGGCCATGATCGACGCCGGCGTGGGTGGTTCGATCGTTGCCGTGTCCAGCATCAGCGGCACCCTCGTCGACCGCGATATGGGCGCCTACTGCGTCTCCAAGGCCGGGGTGGACATGCTGGTCAAGGTCGCGGCCGCGGAGTGGGGGAGTCATGACATCCGGGTGAACGCCGTCGGGCCCGGAGTCACCCGAACGCCGATGCTGGCCGACACCGCGCGACTTCCCGGCTGGGTGGACGGGCTGAGCGAACGCACCGCGCTGGGCCGGCTGGGTGAGGCCGCCGATGTGGCCGGCGCGATTGTCGGGGTCCTCGAGCTGCCCTGGGTGACCGGGCAGATCGTGCATGCCGACGGCGGCCTGGCGCTGCACAGCCCCATCGACGCGTACGGTCAGATGCAGCGGGTGATGGCCCTGCAGGAGAAAGACGGAATCAGCTGA
- a CDS encoding VOC family protein: protein MLGVHHSAICTADVERSLRFWRDGLGLCQLFDHTFTGDWPELFGAKGNQLRSVFLGDPQAPDSGIVELVQLDGAEAAPPAHPAPRHGFFLLSLQRDVDETLSGLAALGFTDGVRRITMPAPGGKTVAMAVITAPDGVLVELIGPPR from the coding sequence GTGCTAGGCGTACACCATTCGGCGATCTGCACCGCCGATGTCGAGCGGTCGCTGCGATTCTGGCGCGACGGCCTGGGCTTATGCCAGCTATTCGACCACACCTTCACCGGCGATTGGCCAGAACTGTTCGGCGCCAAGGGGAATCAGCTGCGATCGGTCTTCCTGGGCGATCCCCAAGCACCCGACAGCGGGATCGTCGAACTGGTGCAGCTCGACGGTGCGGAGGCCGCGCCGCCCGCACATCCGGCGCCGCGGCACGGATTCTTCCTGCTGTCCCTGCAGCGCGATGTCGACGAAACACTATCCGGGTTGGCAGCATTGGGTTTCACCGACGGCGTGCGCCGCATCACCATGCCGGCCCCGGGCGGCAAGACCGTCGCGATGGCGGTCATCACCGCCCCGGACGGCGTGCTGGTCGAATTGATTGGACCACCGCGATGA
- a CDS encoding SDR family NAD(P)-dependent oxidoreductase, whose translation MASKTIVITGASDGIGAAAARRLRQNGDNVVVIGRSQNKTAAIAAELDADHFVVDFADLSQVRTLAQKLRSQYPRIDVLLNNAGGMSTKICMTPDGYEQTYQVNYLSPFLLTTQLMDLLLESRATVVNTTSSSHKLVLRATVNDFENTARRRPSAAYGLTKLAIVLFTRELHRRHHAGGLNAATVHPGYVSSNFGHASGSRLLLWSQKYTPAERFTSTTDEGAEQLVWLATSTPGVDWTPGEYYSRHKVAKASRLANNPRLAAELWDRTLARLAPVRGNAC comes from the coding sequence ATGGCCTCAAAGACGATCGTCATTACCGGCGCCAGTGACGGCATAGGTGCTGCCGCGGCGCGCCGGTTGCGCCAGAACGGCGACAATGTCGTCGTGATCGGCCGCTCACAAAACAAGACCGCCGCCATCGCCGCCGAACTGGATGCTGACCATTTCGTGGTCGATTTCGCCGACCTGTCGCAAGTGCGAACCCTGGCGCAGAAACTGCGTTCGCAGTACCCGCGCATCGATGTGCTGCTCAACAACGCCGGCGGCATGAGCACCAAGATCTGCATGACACCGGACGGCTATGAGCAGACGTATCAGGTCAACTACCTGTCGCCGTTCCTGTTGACCACCCAGTTGATGGATCTGCTCCTCGAGTCCCGCGCCACCGTCGTCAACACGACCAGCTCGTCACACAAGTTGGTGCTCCGGGCCACCGTCAATGACTTCGAAAACACGGCCAGGCGCCGGCCCAGCGCCGCCTACGGCTTGACGAAGCTGGCAATCGTGTTGTTCACCAGGGAACTACACCGCCGCCACCATGCCGGGGGGCTCAACGCTGCGACGGTGCACCCCGGCTACGTTTCCTCCAACTTTGGGCATGCGTCGGGATCGCGTCTGCTGTTGTGGAGCCAGAAGTACACGCCCGCAGAGCGGTTCACGTCGACCACCGACGAGGGAGCCGAGCAGCTGGTGTGGCTGGCGACGAGTACACCCGGTGTCGATTGGACGCCCGGCGAGTACTACTCGAGGCACAAGGTCGCCAAGGCCAGCCGCCTGGCCAACAATCCCCGGCTGGCCGCCGAGTTATGGGATCGGACCCTGGCTCGCCTAGCCCCGGTGAGGGGAAACGCGTGCTAG
- a CDS encoding cytochrome P450 has protein sequence MSAPTVDDAAKVFADPLAYTDEQRLHAALTHLRANAPVSWVEVPNYKPFWAITKYTDIMDIERENMLFTNWPRPVLATIEGDEMQAAAGVRTLIHMDDPQHRVVRAIGADWFRPKAMRALKVRVDELAKIYVDKMMAAGPECDFVQEVAVNYPLYVIMSLLGIPEADFPRMLKLTQELFGADDSEFKRGKSQEDQLPALLDMFGYFNGVTASRREQPTEDLASAIANARIDGEPLSDLDTVSYYLIVATAGHDTTSSTISGGMHALIDNPDQLALLRDDLDLMPRATEEMIRWVTPVKHFMRTAAENTTVRGTPIAAGESVLLSYASANRDEDIFEEPFRFDVRREPNKHVAFGYGVHFCMGAALARMEVNSFFSELLPRLKSIELSGDPQLVATTFVGGLKHLPVRYSF, from the coding sequence ATGAGTGCACCCACGGTCGATGACGCGGCCAAGGTATTCGCGGACCCGTTGGCATACACCGACGAGCAGCGCTTGCATGCCGCACTGACGCACCTGCGTGCCAACGCTCCGGTGTCGTGGGTGGAAGTGCCCAACTACAAGCCCTTCTGGGCGATCACCAAGTACACCGACATCATGGACATCGAACGCGAGAACATGCTGTTCACCAACTGGCCGCGGCCGGTGCTGGCCACCATCGAGGGCGACGAGATGCAGGCCGCCGCGGGCGTTCGCACGCTGATCCATATGGACGATCCGCAGCACCGGGTGGTGCGGGCGATCGGCGCGGATTGGTTCCGGCCCAAGGCGATGCGGGCGCTGAAGGTGCGCGTCGACGAGCTGGCCAAGATCTACGTCGACAAGATGATGGCCGCCGGACCCGAGTGTGACTTCGTTCAGGAGGTCGCGGTCAATTACCCGCTCTACGTGATCATGTCGTTGCTGGGCATACCGGAGGCCGACTTCCCCCGCATGCTCAAGCTGACCCAGGAATTGTTCGGCGCCGACGACAGCGAATTCAAACGCGGCAAGTCCCAGGAGGATCAGCTGCCGGCGTTGCTGGACATGTTCGGTTACTTCAATGGTGTGACCGCGTCCCGCCGCGAGCAGCCGACCGAAGATCTCGCCTCGGCGATCGCCAATGCCCGCATCGACGGCGAGCCGCTGTCGGACCTCGACACCGTGTCCTACTACCTCATCGTGGCCACCGCCGGACACGACACCACCAGCTCCACCATCTCCGGCGGCATGCACGCGCTCATCGACAATCCGGACCAATTGGCGCTGCTGCGTGACGATCTCGACCTCATGCCGCGCGCCACCGAGGAAATGATCCGCTGGGTCACTCCGGTCAAGCACTTCATGCGCACCGCCGCCGAGAACACTACGGTGCGCGGAACCCCCATCGCCGCAGGCGAATCCGTGCTGCTGTCGTACGCATCGGCCAACCGCGACGAGGACATCTTCGAAGAACCGTTCCGCTTCGACGTCCGGCGCGAGCCCAACAAGCATGTGGCCTTCGGCTACGGCGTGCACTTCTGCATGGGTGCCGCGCTGGCGCGCATGGAGGTCAACAGCTTCTTCTCCGAACTGCTTCCGAGGCTGAAATCCATTGAACTCAGCGGTGATCCGCAACTCGTCGCCACCACGTTCGTGGGCGGCCTGAAGCACCTGCCGGTTCGTTACTCGTTCTGA
- a CDS encoding LLM class F420-dependent oxidoreductase: MTPVSGLKIDGSIPLRLERAADGAAALEANGYDGGWTAETSHDPFLPLLLAAEHTSRLDLGTNIAVAFARNPMTVANIGWDLQAYSKGRFILGLGTQIQPHIEKRFSMPWSHPARRMREFVAALHAIWSAWADGTKLRFEGEFYTHKIMTPMFTPEPHPYPAPKIFLAAVGEAMTEMCGEVADGHLGHPMVSKRYLDEVTLPALLRGMQRTSRNRNDFQVSAEVMVATGQSDAELATATAATRKQIAFYGSTPAYSKVLELHGWGDLHGELNRLSKAGEWDAMASLIDDDMLNAFAVVGPVDTIAAGLRKRCEGSVDRVLPIFYSATHDCITAALKEFRS; this comes from the coding sequence ATGACGCCGGTGTCGGGCCTGAAAATCGACGGCAGCATCCCGCTTCGGCTGGAACGGGCGGCCGACGGGGCCGCGGCCCTGGAGGCAAACGGGTACGACGGGGGCTGGACCGCCGAAACCAGTCACGACCCGTTTCTGCCGCTGCTGCTGGCCGCCGAGCACACGTCGCGACTCGACCTCGGCACCAACATCGCGGTGGCCTTCGCGCGCAACCCGATGACCGTGGCCAACATCGGCTGGGACCTGCAGGCCTACTCGAAGGGCCGCTTCATCCTGGGGCTGGGAACCCAGATTCAGCCGCACATCGAGAAGCGGTTCAGCATGCCCTGGAGCCATCCCGCGCGCCGGATGCGCGAATTCGTCGCCGCGCTGCACGCGATCTGGTCGGCCTGGGCTGACGGCACCAAGCTGCGTTTCGAGGGTGAGTTCTACACCCACAAGATCATGACCCCGATGTTCACGCCGGAGCCGCATCCCTACCCCGCGCCGAAGATCTTCCTGGCCGCCGTCGGCGAGGCGATGACCGAGATGTGCGGCGAGGTCGCCGACGGCCACCTCGGGCACCCGATGGTCTCCAAGCGCTACCTCGACGAGGTGACACTGCCGGCGCTGCTGCGCGGCATGCAGCGAACCAGCCGGAACCGCAACGATTTTCAGGTCTCCGCCGAGGTGATGGTGGCCACCGGACAGAGCGACGCCGAACTGGCCACCGCCACCGCCGCCACCCGCAAGCAGATCGCCTTCTACGGCTCGACACCGGCTTATAGCAAGGTGCTGGAGCTCCACGGCTGGGGGGATCTGCACGGCGAACTGAACCGGCTCTCCAAGGCGGGGGAGTGGGACGCCATGGCTTCACTTATCGACGACGACATGTTGAATGCGTTCGCCGTCGTCGGTCCCGTTGACACCATCGCCGCCGGCCTTCGAAAGCGCTGCGAAGGCAGCGTCGATCGGGTGCTGCCGATCTTCTATTCCGCAACGCACGATTGTATTACCGCCGCACTGAAGGAGTTTCGTTCATGA